In Methylomagnum ishizawai, one DNA window encodes the following:
- a CDS encoding PilZ domain-containing protein, producing the protein MSDTESRARQGILSLTIRDKSVLYSAYMPFVKNGGLFIPTNRAYNLGDEVFMLLNLMDEADRIPIAGKIVWITPKGAEGYRSHGIGVQFSDEDGGATRNRIENHLAGILESQRPTHTM; encoded by the coding sequence ATGAGCGATACCGAAAGCCGTGCCCGGCAGGGCATCCTGTCCCTGACCATCCGCGACAAAAGCGTCCTGTATTCGGCCTACATGCCGTTCGTGAAGAACGGCGGCCTTTTCATCCCCACCAACCGCGCCTATAACCTGGGCGACGAGGTGTTCATGCTGCTGAACCTGATGGACGAGGCCGACCGCATCCCCATCGCCGGCAAGATCGTGTGGATCACGCCCAAGGGCGCGGAGGGCTACCGTTCCCATGGTATCGGCGTTCAGTTCAGCGACGAGGACGGCGGCGCCACCCGCAACCGCATCGAGAACCACCTGGCCGGCATCCTCGAATCCCAGCGG